The following are encoded in a window of Natrononativus amylolyticus genomic DNA:
- a CDS encoding transposase — translation MTRIGADTATTPFQRAARDLLESNPDATPLDLATSLDFLTSDSDDAHPDWHPSSKPFDAMVRAYFLQQLTGWSDRETIETITDETETATAFGFELDELPSRSTLTRARNNRLSEPLKASLKWKAGWIEAHLQATGHPLATQDLIPEDKSSDSQRNVNRFIRDKLDTVPREMVNLIADEWNDWIPDRARNAQYHLNSFLETECTMGLTRTAAEQGSEIYNDNTDRDGGGPGGDLFVEYMKRLERADVLRMLHNSTGLMLNTAKRHLEFERPVTVAIDITLLPFYGDTDHAKQSEWIVDTRKRPDTEYDWSYRYATIAIVGENVKFMLGLKPVHEDDNMGVLVEELLDDALHHVSIDTVYADRAFASADVLNTLNQLPVRYVIPVPLNSRLKNDIRRMRHDVKVTHEYPIHGNVRDGATNEKVRTTRVLLPSVKSEDDGAGTVAFYTNLDVDDESAVERERTEKAINRYRRRWGIESAYQSLKTFLPWTSSKEPVVRLFHFAFGVLLYNMWRLIDFLIQLSIDEYEVRTKPRLKSKRFVNAVKSRKLLA, via the coding sequence ATGACTCGAATAGGAGCGGATACAGCGACTACACCATTCCAACGTGCCGCCCGAGACCTACTGGAGTCCAATCCTGATGCGACACCGCTTGACCTCGCAACGAGTCTTGATTTTCTTACTTCTGATAGCGATGACGCTCATCCCGACTGGCATCCTTCATCTAAACCATTCGATGCGATGGTTCGGGCGTACTTTCTCCAACAACTCACCGGATGGTCTGACCGCGAGACGATAGAAACCATCACTGACGAGACGGAGACGGCCACCGCATTCGGCTTCGAACTAGACGAACTCCCCAGCCGCTCCACTCTAACCCGAGCGAGGAACAATCGTCTTTCAGAACCTCTCAAGGCCTCTCTTAAATGGAAGGCTGGGTGGATTGAAGCACACCTTCAGGCAACAGGTCATCCACTCGCAACACAGGACCTCATTCCTGAAGACAAGAGTAGTGATTCCCAAAGGAATGTGAATCGCTTCATCCGTGACAAACTCGATACCGTTCCGCGTGAGATGGTCAATCTCATCGCCGACGAATGGAACGACTGGATTCCCGACCGCGCACGGAACGCTCAGTACCATCTGAACTCGTTCCTCGAAACCGAGTGTACGATGGGGTTAACGCGTACTGCCGCCGAGCAGGGCTCGGAAATCTATAACGACAATACTGACCGAGATGGTGGCGGCCCCGGTGGAGACCTCTTTGTAGAGTACATGAAGCGGTTAGAAAGGGCTGACGTGCTTCGGATGCTCCACAACTCGACAGGGTTGATGCTTAACACGGCGAAACGACACCTCGAATTCGAGCGCCCCGTAACCGTCGCTATTGACATAACGCTCCTCCCGTTCTACGGCGATACTGACCACGCCAAGCAGAGTGAGTGGATTGTGGATACGCGCAAGCGGCCTGACACGGAGTACGATTGGAGTTACAGGTACGCGACCATCGCCATCGTGGGGGAGAACGTGAAGTTCATGCTCGGATTGAAGCCAGTTCACGAAGATGACAATATGGGGGTTCTAGTTGAGGAACTGCTCGACGACGCACTCCACCACGTCAGTATTGACACCGTGTACGCAGACCGTGCGTTCGCTTCTGCAGACGTGTTAAACACACTCAACCAGCTCCCGGTTAGATACGTCATCCCAGTTCCACTGAACTCTCGTCTCAAAAACGACATTCGACGAATGAGGCATGATGTTAAGGTAACTCACGAATATCCGATTCACGGGAACGTACGAGACGGAGCCACTAACGAGAAAGTGAGAACGACCCGTGTGTTACTCCCCTCTGTCAAGAGCGAAGACGATGGAGCGGGCACTGTCGCGTTCTACACAAATTTGGACGTAGACGATGAATCAGCGGTTGAACGCGAACGGACTGAGAAGGCCATCAATAGGTATCGGCGTCGATGGGGCATCGAGAGTGCGTATCAGTCGCTGAAAACGTTCCTCCCGTGGACTTCCTCGAAAGAACCGGTAGTTCGATTGTTCCACTTTGCGTTCGGGGTGTTATTGTACAATATGTGGCGACTTATCGACTTCCTCATCCAGTTAAGCATAGATGAGTACGAGGTGCGGACGAAGCCGCGTTTGAAATCCAAGCGATTCGTCAATGCGGTGAAATCGCGCAAACTTCTTGCGTAA
- a CDS encoding DegT/DnrJ/EryC1/StrS family aminotransferase, translating to MGKLAITGGPRAAEALSVPEWPQPTDTCREYLLEAFESADWCRGPWIERLEREFAEFHDAEHAIAVANGTVAIELALRAVGVEPGDEVLVPSYSFIASASAVPAVGAVPRFVDTDPATYNVDPESVREAITEDTVGLVGVHFAGYPMDMDELLPIVEEHDLFLIEDAAHAQGSEWRGEKVGTFGDFGTFSFQETKSLPSGEGGIVITDDDVLAERASTMQNIGRAQGETGYRHYHLSSNSRMSAFQAAVAIGQLEKLPEENEIREANEAILLEAFADIDGIETKPRDDRITARGYCVENVRYDPEGFGGLPRDRFIEALRAEGVPVYDGYEVPIYRQPAFFRDQVRRLLPPGIEVPDYRNLHLPGAEELCARNVSYSHPLLLADEPDIRTIPEAVRKVQTNVGELLEG from the coding sequence ATGGGAAAACTTGCCATTACCGGCGGGCCGAGGGCAGCGGAGGCGCTGTCAGTTCCGGAGTGGCCGCAACCGACGGACACCTGCCGCGAGTACCTCCTCGAGGCGTTCGAGAGCGCCGACTGGTGTCGGGGGCCGTGGATCGAACGACTCGAGCGGGAGTTCGCCGAGTTCCACGACGCCGAACACGCGATCGCCGTCGCCAACGGAACCGTCGCGATCGAACTCGCGTTGCGAGCCGTCGGCGTCGAACCCGGCGACGAAGTTCTGGTGCCGTCGTACTCCTTCATCGCCAGTGCGAGCGCCGTCCCGGCGGTCGGCGCGGTTCCGCGCTTCGTCGATACCGACCCGGCGACGTACAACGTCGATCCCGAGTCGGTCCGCGAGGCGATCACGGAGGACACCGTCGGCCTCGTCGGCGTCCACTTCGCCGGCTACCCGATGGACATGGACGAGCTGTTGCCGATCGTCGAGGAACACGACCTGTTCCTGATCGAGGACGCCGCCCACGCACAGGGCAGCGAGTGGCGCGGCGAGAAGGTCGGTACCTTCGGCGACTTCGGCACGTTCTCGTTCCAGGAGACCAAGTCCCTCCCGTCCGGAGAGGGCGGCATCGTGATCACCGACGACGACGTGCTCGCAGAGCGAGCGAGCACCATGCAGAACATCGGCCGCGCGCAGGGCGAGACCGGCTACCGCCACTACCACCTCTCCTCGAACTCTCGCATGTCTGCGTTTCAGGCCGCGGTCGCCATCGGTCAACTCGAGAAACTCCCCGAGGAGAACGAGATCCGGGAGGCGAACGAGGCGATCCTGCTCGAGGCGTTCGCCGACATCGACGGCATCGAAACGAAGCCCCGGGACGACCGGATCACCGCCCGCGGCTACTGCGTCGAGAACGTCCGCTACGATCCCGAGGGGTTCGGCGGCCTCCCGCGCGACCGGTTTATCGAGGCGCTGCGCGCCGAGGGCGTGCCCGTCTACGACGGCTACGAGGTGCCGATATACAGACAGCCGGCGTTCTTCCGCGACCAGGTGCGCCGCCTCCTCCCGCCGGGGATCGAGGTACCAGACTACCGGAACCTCCACTTACCCGGCGCTGAGGAGCTGTGCGCGAGGAACGTCTCCTACTCGCACCCCCTCCTGCTCGCGGACGAGCCCGACATCCGGACGATCCCGGAGGCAGTCCGAAAAGTCCAGACGAACGTCGGCGAACTGCTGGAGGGCTGA
- a CDS encoding DUF4352 domain-containing protein yields the protein MERRKFITGSAVLAVGLAGCAASDDDDEPTVVDDDNGNGDDATGADDDAGNGDEEEGEDVEVVIGELVSSDDLELVVESAERVTELDEFTEADPGNEFVVVRLAYKNVSDDHISVSGLLQTRLRDDEDYSYDQSLFGTGESLNDGQVVPGEVERGDVVYEVPEDASGLELEFDFDIGLFSGIDRVTVNLESEDDVHQLEQDLQVDVHDIGQTIEYSGIEITVNDVEFETDLDDFTQAEEGHEYAIVDITVSNQSGEEQRVSTALQMMAKDEDGFSYREDFGAAAALDQSYDESAELADGEDRRGKVAYEVEEGLSPLYWVFEFDLLDDGDKTFWQLR from the coding sequence ATGGAACGACGAAAATTCATTACGGGTTCTGCGGTTCTAGCCGTTGGACTGGCAGGGTGTGCGGCGAGCGACGATGACGACGAGCCAACCGTCGTAGACGACGATAACGGAAACGGAGACGACGCTACGGGCGCAGACGACGATGCCGGAAACGGCGACGAAGAGGAAGGCGAAGACGTCGAGGTTGTCATTGGCGAACTCGTCTCGAGCGACGACCTAGAGTTGGTCGTGGAGAGCGCCGAACGAGTAACGGAACTCGACGAGTTCACCGAGGCGGACCCCGGTAACGAGTTCGTCGTCGTGAGGCTCGCCTACAAGAATGTCTCCGACGACCACATCTCCGTGAGCGGGTTGCTTCAGACTCGCCTCCGCGACGACGAGGACTACTCGTACGACCAGTCTCTCTTCGGGACTGGCGAGTCGCTCAACGACGGTCAGGTCGTCCCCGGCGAGGTCGAGCGCGGTGATGTCGTGTACGAGGTTCCCGAGGACGCGAGCGGCCTCGAACTCGAGTTCGACTTCGACATCGGCCTGTTCAGCGGTATCGACCGCGTGACCGTTAACCTCGAATCCGAGGACGACGTTCACCAACTCGAGCAAGACCTGCAGGTCGATGTCCACGACATCGGCCAGACCATCGAGTACAGCGGCATCGAGATCACCGTCAACGACGTCGAGTTCGAGACGGATCTCGACGACTTCACGCAGGCCGAGGAAGGCCACGAGTACGCCATCGTGGACATCACCGTCTCGAACCAATCCGGTGAGGAACAACGCGTCTCGACGGCACTTCAGATGATGGCCAAGGACGAAGACGGGTTCAGCTACAGAGAAGACTTCGGCGCGGCGGCAGCTCTCGACCAGAGCTACGACGAGAGTGCGGAACTCGCCGACGGAGAAGACCGGCGCGGGAAGGTCGCTTACGAGGTTGAGGAGGGTCTCTCGCCCCTCTACTGGGTGTTCGAATTTGACCTGTTGGACGACGGCGACAAGACGTTCTGGCAGTTGCGGTGA
- a CDS encoding sugar phosphate isomerase/epimerase family protein, with the protein MGLQPALFSKVLGERSLQEAATLTAECGYDGFEPMCRDPHLGPDRSLEEVRELRDHLDDLGLGVPCLATYTGNYAALSEPECEAELETLESFLGFAEILDCDVVRHGPGGPPLRDATDADFEHAAAWMRRAADRAAEYDVTVAMEIHAHRLSETVDSTRRLLEAIDRDNVGAIHDAGNMYIVGDDYGPESVRRLGDDLVHVHVKDLQRIEDATGPGTFELETDDGVEAFQRRRLEEGAVDHGPLFAALEEAGYDGYVTAESTAPAEDDVALAEHELAALSRLLS; encoded by the coding sequence ATGGGACTTCAGCCCGCGCTGTTCAGCAAGGTGCTCGGAGAGCGAAGCCTGCAAGAGGCGGCGACGCTGACCGCCGAGTGCGGCTACGACGGCTTCGAGCCGATGTGTCGCGACCCGCACCTTGGACCGGACCGGTCGCTCGAGGAGGTCCGCGAACTCCGCGACCACCTCGACGACCTCGGCCTCGGTGTGCCGTGTCTGGCGACGTACACGGGCAACTACGCCGCTCTGTCGGAGCCCGAGTGCGAAGCGGAACTCGAGACGCTCGAGTCGTTCCTCGGGTTCGCCGAGATCCTCGACTGCGACGTCGTCCGCCACGGGCCGGGCGGGCCACCCCTCAGGGACGCCACCGACGCTGACTTCGAACACGCCGCGGCCTGGATGCGTCGGGCCGCCGACCGGGCGGCCGAGTACGACGTCACGGTCGCGATGGAGATCCACGCCCACCGGCTGAGCGAAACCGTCGACTCGACCCGGCGGCTGCTCGAGGCGATCGATCGCGACAACGTCGGCGCGATCCACGACGCCGGCAACATGTACATCGTGGGCGACGACTACGGTCCCGAATCGGTTCGCCGGCTCGGCGACGACCTCGTCCACGTCCACGTCAAAGACCTCCAGCGGATCGAGGATGCGACCGGACCGGGGACGTTCGAACTCGAGACCGACGACGGCGTGGAGGCGTTTCAGCGGCGCCGCCTCGAGGAGGGCGCCGTCGACCACGGGCCGCTGTTCGCCGCGCTCGAGGAGGCAGGGTACGACGGCTACGTCACCGCCGAGTCGACGGCCCCCGCCGAGGACGACGTCGCCCTGGCCGAACACGAACTCGCGGCGCTGAGCCGACTCCTCTCCTGA
- a CDS encoding BNR-4 repeat-containing protein produces MNDGPNLRRGLLGHWPGERSPDGVVSDRSPEANHGNYGVDARWIWFTNPRAVRHVDDRDRTYLCYLGGPSGRDIVAAAYDHDDRSFLTTVLASEFSADDHTNPSIHVREDGHVLVFWAGHNGDALFSAVSSEPESIAAFERPGRIEQESVTYPNPVRAPWSDELYLFYRDRTYTSDATDDKYGYVGDGNVYYRVSTDGGRTWGDQTRIVRPPEGHYSMYFVPAAGEEAIHFFFTDAERGGDAPKWNVMYARFRDGSFAAADGTPIADPDELPLRKDDLEVVYDSTAPGNHSTWIWDAAVDADGHPVAAYATFPSTLAHEYRYARWDGDRWRDFHLADAGRYVARRPIELHYSGGLSLDRDDPSVVYGCVARGDDCVLRRFETDTGGETWAEVPVTRRPNGCDLRPVVPRNASDELPVLWLAGSYEHMDTSQTVLRGLPADHLAGGELEGDGRHGVDLGVDLYDAAAFREGLTVCARVDARTLDERGVVANAGGAVTLGVGLDGPGYGFALEDERGNETVVSYSDAVAGVPRHLAGRWDGAAVEFAVDGQVVADAPFEGPLAFEELASWTLLKGEYLLGGGFDGAATDVRLYRRPLSDDEVAVLADRSE; encoded by the coding sequence ATGAACGACGGTCCGAACCTCCGCCGCGGTCTCCTGGGTCACTGGCCCGGCGAGCGGTCGCCGGACGGCGTCGTCAGCGACCGCTCGCCGGAGGCCAACCACGGCAACTACGGCGTCGACGCGCGCTGGATCTGGTTTACGAACCCGCGGGCGGTGCGCCACGTCGACGACCGCGACCGGACCTACCTGTGTTACCTGGGCGGTCCGAGCGGCCGCGATATCGTCGCGGCGGCGTACGACCACGACGACCGGTCGTTTTTGACGACGGTGCTCGCGAGCGAGTTCTCCGCCGACGACCACACCAACCCGTCGATTCACGTCCGAGAGGACGGCCACGTACTCGTCTTCTGGGCGGGGCACAATGGCGACGCGCTGTTCTCGGCGGTCTCGAGCGAACCCGAGTCGATCGCCGCGTTCGAACGCCCGGGCCGGATCGAACAGGAGAGCGTCACGTACCCGAACCCCGTCCGAGCACCCTGGAGCGACGAACTGTACCTCTTCTACCGCGACCGGACCTACACCAGTGACGCCACCGACGACAAGTACGGTTACGTCGGAGACGGCAACGTCTACTACCGGGTCTCGACCGACGGCGGTCGCACCTGGGGCGACCAGACGCGGATCGTCCGGCCGCCGGAGGGTCACTACTCGATGTACTTCGTTCCGGCCGCCGGGGAGGAGGCGATTCACTTCTTCTTCACCGACGCCGAACGCGGCGGCGACGCGCCGAAGTGGAACGTCATGTACGCGCGCTTTCGCGACGGCTCGTTCGCCGCGGCCGACGGTACGCCGATCGCCGACCCCGACGAGTTGCCGCTTCGAAAGGACGACCTCGAGGTCGTCTACGACTCGACCGCCCCCGGAAATCACTCCACGTGGATCTGGGACGCGGCGGTCGACGCCGACGGCCATCCGGTGGCGGCCTACGCGACGTTCCCGTCGACGCTCGCCCACGAGTACCGCTACGCCCGGTGGGACGGCGACCGCTGGCGCGACTTCCACCTCGCCGACGCCGGGCGATACGTCGCGCGGCGCCCGATCGAGCTTCACTACTCGGGCGGCCTCTCTCTCGACCGCGACGATCCCTCCGTCGTCTACGGCTGCGTCGCCCGCGGCGACGACTGCGTTCTGCGCCGGTTCGAAACCGACACCGGCGGCGAGACGTGGGCCGAAGTCCCCGTCACGCGGCGGCCGAACGGCTGCGACCTGCGGCCCGTCGTCCCCCGAAACGCGAGCGACGAACTCCCCGTGCTCTGGCTCGCGGGTTCCTACGAGCACATGGACACGTCCCAGACCGTGCTCCGGGGGCTGCCGGCCGACCACCTTGCCGGCGGGGAACTCGAGGGCGACGGCCGACACGGCGTCGATCTCGGCGTCGACCTCTACGACGCCGCCGCGTTCCGCGAGGGGCTCACCGTCTGCGCCCGCGTCGACGCGCGCACCCTCGACGAGCGAGGCGTCGTCGCGAACGCCGGCGGCGCGGTCACACTCGGAGTCGGCCTCGACGGACCCGGCTACGGGTTCGCTCTCGAGGACGAGCGGGGGAACGAAACGGTCGTCAGCTACTCCGACGCGGTCGCCGGCGTCCCCCGCCACCTCGCCGGCCGCTGGGACGGCGCCGCCGTCGAGTTCGCGGTCGACGGGCAGGTCGTCGCCGACGCTCCCTTCGAGGGGCCGCTCGCCTTCGAGGAGCTGGCGAGCTGGACGCTGCTCAAGGGGGAGTACCTCCTCGGCGGCGGGTTCGACGGCGCCGCGACCGACGTTCGGCTCTACAGACGCCCCCTCTCGGACGACGAGGTGGCCGTTCTGGCCGATCGGAGCGAGTAA
- a CDS encoding sulfatase family protein, with protein sequence MRILYIDCDSLRPDHLGCYGYERDTSPNIDDLAADGRTFTNVYTSDAPCLPSRTAFYTGRFGIHTGVINHGGRNADPRRVGEPRRAKYPREYRTLASILKDEGFYTAMISPFPARHDGWQVVEGFRELYDTGGNGGESADEVYPHARDWLESHADEDDWYLHVNFWDPHTPYRTPADYGNPFSDDPTPDWLTEEMIADHYEESGAHSAQDLKGWGGTWEYDRMPDEIASREDFAKMVDGYDVGVRYMDHHIGKLFDLLREKGVFEETLIVLSGDHGENLGELNVYGDHQTADEPACNVPLIVRGPDVEPGTDHGLRYQLDLAPTLVDLIGGEAPDGWDGESFADTVTEGEESGRESLVLSQGTWTCQRSVRWADWLLIRTYHTAFKSDLEDVMLFDLAADPHETTNLADERPEIVDAGLAQLQRWHDERRFETVNDENGGNPHAPGAFTDPMWNVLGEKGPYYTWDHLEPYIDHLIETGREEHAERLAEQYG encoded by the coding sequence ATGCGAATACTGTACATCGACTGCGACTCGTTGCGCCCGGATCACCTGGGGTGTTACGGCTACGAGCGGGACACCTCGCCGAACATCGACGACCTCGCGGCCGACGGGCGGACGTTCACCAACGTCTACACCTCCGACGCGCCCTGCCTGCCCTCCCGGACCGCGTTCTACACCGGCCGGTTCGGCATCCACACGGGCGTAATCAACCACGGCGGACGCAACGCCGACCCGCGGCGGGTCGGCGAACCGCGGCGCGCGAAGTACCCTCGCGAGTACCGGACGCTCGCGTCGATCCTCAAAGACGAGGGGTTCTACACCGCGATGATCAGCCCGTTCCCGGCGCGCCACGACGGCTGGCAGGTCGTCGAGGGCTTTCGCGAACTCTACGACACCGGCGGCAACGGCGGCGAGAGCGCCGACGAGGTCTACCCCCACGCCCGCGACTGGCTCGAGTCCCACGCCGACGAGGACGACTGGTACCTCCACGTCAACTTCTGGGATCCGCACACGCCCTACCGCACGCCCGCCGACTACGGCAACCCCTTTTCGGACGACCCCACTCCCGACTGGCTCACCGAGGAGATGATCGCCGACCACTACGAGGAAAGCGGCGCTCACAGCGCCCAGGACCTGAAAGGGTGGGGCGGCACCTGGGAGTACGACCGGATGCCCGACGAGATCGCCTCGCGCGAGGACTTCGCGAAGATGGTTGACGGCTACGACGTCGGCGTCCGCTACATGGACCACCACATCGGGAAGCTGTTCGACCTGCTGCGCGAGAAGGGCGTCTTCGAGGAGACGCTGATCGTGCTCAGCGGCGACCACGGCGAAAACCTCGGCGAACTGAACGTCTACGGCGACCACCAGACGGCCGACGAACCGGCGTGTAACGTCCCGCTGATCGTCCGCGGACCGGACGTCGAACCGGGGACGGACCACGGGCTGCGCTACCAGCTCGATCTGGCCCCGACGCTGGTCGATCTGATCGGCGGAGAGGCCCCCGACGGCTGGGACGGCGAGTCCTTCGCCGACACCGTCACCGAAGGCGAGGAGAGCGGCCGCGAGTCGCTCGTGTTGAGCCAGGGCACTTGGACCTGCCAGCGGAGCGTTCGCTGGGCCGACTGGCTCCTGATCCGGACCTACCACACCGCGTTCAAGAGCGACCTCGAGGACGTCATGCTGTTCGACCTCGCCGCGGACCCCCACGAGACGACGAACCTCGCCGACGAACGGCCGGAGATCGTCGACGCGGGGCTGGCACAACTCCAGCGGTGGCACGACGAGCGCCGCTTCGAGACGGTCAACGACGAGAACGGCGGCAACCCGCACGCGCCGGGTGCGTTCACCGACCCGATGTGGAACGTGCTGGGCGAGAAGGGGCCCTACTACACGTGGGACCACCTCGAGCCGTACATCGACCACCTGATCGAGACGGGCCGAGAGGAACACGCCGAGCGGCTGGCCGAGCAGTACGGCTGA